One Rhizoctonia solani chromosome 1, complete sequence DNA window includes the following coding sequences:
- a CDS encoding NYN domain protein has protein sequence MSACVGIFLDYNSCPNKDIQDLSGVLRSLRTYCAQHGSVTLFKAYLRLLGKAYYSDRPGCPRAEMDEAGVITVENPMGHLGVLATDVFCFLLDHRGSPDSKTVVLVSGNPHIAYLVTALRARHVKVGLVASLSDLDKILSQASWTKSWESFLTSTDPLNIAKGVDDCLLPSAATEESNSSVKSTSDHSLVDVPPAQAPSTGIQYSTPSAVQTKPETCTSSEELPAPLLPNFEYKVTNEKVREPLEYLTRILRSLHDVSTTSHKLRISEDDTLYFELLKDPEAFKIKSWRRELKNLYFCQDILKNPQVAGKLDALFTLLEEYDKMSKNYLADTVFEQSTKSIQSQAGANRMAPFGPQHQPGGGPSGGMPGGMGGMNMGMNMPSMGGAPGGMNPAMGVPGGMNPGMNVGGPNMGGMGGPPNTMNMGVNGPAVGIGANGQRPGIPRKMGVNQMPMGGVRHGMPQRMNVGMQNGMASAMPGQSAMGGMNTLLSGAPNLAGAQGGMGNMGPGAGGPNGPGGAGGMGRMIPSMGGANGGMSLGAQPGNMPGPNMGPGPGPGPGMAASGAMSGMNGWTGNTPTAWSSAPTPANSTTLIPSPSQHPPLGPQPQHPHGVGGSQIGGPAQHGVGGSAQMAHSLVPQMGQQAPPSSQPSAGSPVNNLPAHHPAQLAGQMGGGIPGPGGSMSGATMGQPGGTPRMATPVHPGGPGGPLMSNPPAPSPHRMGGSPAHHQGHPHQPHIVGSPAHQTR, from the exons ATGTCTGCCTGCGTCGGAATATTCTTGGACTATA ATTCTTGCCCCAACAAGGATATTCAAGACCTATCTGGCGTCCTTCGATCGCTTCGTACATACTGCGCTCAGCATGGAAGCGTTACCTTATTCAAGGCCTATCTTCGACTACTAGGAAAGGCCTATTATTCAGATCGCCCAGGATGCCCCCGTGCTGAAATGGATGAAGCTGGTGTCATCACCGTCGAGAACCCAATGGGCCACCTAGGGGTGCTCGCCACGGACGTCTTCTGCTTTTTGCTCGACCACCGTGGCTCTCCGGACTCGAAAACTGTCGTTCTTGTCTCGGGAAACCCTCATATAGCGTATTTGGTAACTGCTCTTCGGGCTAGACATGTCAAAGTGGGTCTTGTAGCCTCTTTGAGCGATTTGGACAAAATTCTGTCCCAAGCAAGTTGGACCAAGTCTTGGGAGAGTTTTTTGACCTCAACAGATCCTTTGAATATCGCGAAAGGCGTTGACGATTGTTTGCTTCCATCCGCTGCAACTGAAGAATCCAATAGCAGTGTCAAGTCTACCAGCGACCATAGCTTGGTAGATGTACCTCCGGCCCAAGCCCCGAGTACGGGGATCCAATATTCGACTCCCTCCGCCGTTCAGACTAAACCAGAAACTTGTACATCTTCCGAAGAGTTGCCCGCCCCCTTGCTACCTAACTTCGAATACAAGGTCACCAACGAAAAGGTTCgagaacctcttgagtaccTTACGAGAATTTTAAGATCTTTGCATGATGTATCTACTACTAGCCACAAACTTCGCATCTCGGAAGATGACACTCTCTACTTTGAGCTACTCAAAGATCCAGAGGCATTCAAAATCAAATCCTGGCGCCGAGAACTGAAGAATCTGTATTTCTGTCAAGATATTCTCAAAAAC CCCCAAGTCGCAGGTAAACTAGACGCGTTATTCACCTTGCTCGAAGAGTATGACAAAATGTCAAAGAACTATCTTGCA GACACGGTGTTCGAGCAGAGCACGAAATCGATCCAATCTCAAGCCGGCGCGAATCGCATGGCGCCATTTGGACCTCAGCATCAGCCTGGAGGAGGACCTAGCGGGGGCATGCCTGGCGGAATGGGGGGAATGAACATGGGCATGAACATGCCGTCCATGGGCGGCGCTCCCGGTGGGATGAACCCTGCTATGGGTGTCCCTGGCGGCATGAACCCCGGCATGAACGTCGGCGGCCCCAATATGGGAGGCATGGGTGGTCCCCCAAACACTATGAATATGGGTGTCAACGGCCCCGCCGTCGGCATCGGCGCCAACGGACAGAGACCCGGGATCCCGCGCAAGATGGGAGTTAACCAAATGCCCATGGGCGGTGTACGACACG GGATGCCGCAACGAATGAACGTAGGCATGCAGAACGGAATGGCGTCCGCCATGCCCGGCCAGTCCGCCATGGGAGGAATGAACACCCTGTTGTCCGGCGCACCCAACCTCGCCGGCGCACAAGGGGGGATGGGCAACATGGGCCCAGGAGCAGGCGGCCCGAATGGTCCCGGAGGCGCGGGTGGCATGGGAAGGATGATCCCATCGATGGGTGGCGCAAACGGCGGCATGTCGCTCGGTGCTCAGCCCGGTAACATGCCTGGCCCCAACATGGGCCCCGGCCCCGGCCCCGGTCCCGGCATGGCTGCATCTGGCGCAATGTCTGGTATGAACGGATGG ACAGGCAATACCCCGACGGCATGGTCAAGCGCACCAACACCGGCCAACTCGACGACTTTAATTCCATCCCCCTCCCAGCACCCTCCACTCGGCCCTCAGCCACAGCATCCACACGGTGTCGGGGGGTCCCAGATTGGGGGTCCTGCCCAGCACGGTGTTGGAGGGTCGGCCCAAATGGCTCATTCGCTCGTACCCCAGATGGGTCAACAAGCGCCgccttcatcccaaccatcTGCGGGGTCTCCTGTGAACAATCTCCCGGCCCATCACCCGGCGCAACTCGCCGGCCAGATGGGTGGAGGCATTCCCGGACCAGGCGGTTCTATGTCTGGCGCCACCATGGGCCAACCAGGCGGCACTCCACGCATGGCTACACCCGTACACCCAGGAGGACCAGGAGGGCCGTTGATGTCCAACCCTCCAGCTCCATCGCCACACCGCATGGGCGGCTCGCCTGCGCACCACCAAGGACATCCTCACCAGCCACACATTGTCGGATCCCCTGCGCACCAAACCAGATGA